The Staphylothermus marinus F1 genome has a segment encoding these proteins:
- a CDS encoding DEAD/DEAH box helicase, producing the protein MFLRIRTKTILEKLGYNYLYRVDEGSEPEYSNATFSDIVPEFSNHRIGSFKLYKHQYTGYQALAQRKNLIIKSGTGSGKTEVWILHAMNMIKKDEKTHVLVLYPTLALANDQIKRIREYLSLINKEPIQLDSVRRAELEASIGKRGLRDLIGKTNIIISNPAFILHDVKKHLLHPTRSPLYSFYKRLDMIVVDEIDFYGPRSLALLLALLRILSEYSDVKPQIAVLTATLSNPEDLGKYLKDITSREYEVVQGKPFNVDNHQYIILGKNLENIWKILVNNKELVENIGDPTIRKELLNAIDSFKYFVENIHRIISIAHSQGIDLPSPSIDYGEIINEYFKDDYVTLVFTYSISMAEEVVRTIKHRYGEDKPIASHHHLVPKKKREEIEEKARKGLIKVIVSPRTLSQGIDIGTIARIVHLGLPSDVREYYQREGRKGRRKELGFAETVIIPFSRWDKELLSRGFDVFEKWLGLGIEKTLVNPDNLYIYLFTGLAKLLSPWYREKLNELEEKALKKAGVLTKKGINENLMKWIFERINFYEFAPPYGIKRYLVKGDKLIPLEPIGHCDLVEKFQPGNIDYSEEAIITHLDTGKTTRYVRAVYEKPIREINFYSDDAFAVALEEYRYIKMNWGEKPNIMRDILAGRLTSEELCVVYTPWNGFGKYRKIPDRCIWKLRSEKPRVLVRGDKAIVYYDRRQIYVPKPTAGEYRDYTYGYLYSVDPGENSDLLRLGLALLMIVLRRLYGIAFETIMYDVIKLGEYKYFSLHEPEAAGIIDKINWLDVRRKIEEYKFTDLDTILLSEIDDISYSILISYDFEWEIIRQQMLRIIDYILARDKIKVLFSGKEIVVPKPSPALKLLALSLMVEVVGEETELPRILVAINAYDGEKHYPAIALYPPIPYIKPPHEILDVEKKLLEKIMYEDYKIIIPNKEKTLYQLKTANMKQLALIIGNMPDKTIDITQKIQTINLKNVSFQELAIQYTGQEKTVNPSRIREILKTIREKMTIYETHRKQIIEYLRNMSETTYLSYLIIQALINEIKQ; encoded by the coding sequence GTGTTTTTGCGTATAAGAACAAAAACTATACTGGAAAAGCTTGGATACAACTATTTGTACCGAGTGGATGAAGGAAGCGAGCCAGAATACTCAAATGCTACGTTTTCAGATATTGTCCCGGAGTTCTCTAATCATCGAATAGGGAGTTTTAAACTTTATAAACACCAATATACGGGATACCAGGCACTGGCTCAGAGAAAAAACTTGATTATCAAGTCTGGAACTGGTAGTGGTAAGACAGAGGTTTGGATACTGCATGCTATGAATATGATTAAGAAAGATGAGAAAACACATGTCCTTGTATTATATCCTACACTTGCATTAGCGAATGATCAAATAAAGCGGATAAGAGAGTATTTGAGCCTGATAAATAAGGAGCCGATCCAACTCGATAGTGTTCGTAGAGCGGAGCTTGAAGCAAGTATTGGGAAGAGAGGGTTAAGAGACCTTATAGGAAAAACCAACATTATAATATCTAATCCAGCATTTATCCTACACGATGTTAAGAAACATTTATTACATCCTACTCGTTCACCCTTGTATAGTTTCTATAAACGCTTAGACATGATTGTTGTTGATGAAATAGATTTTTATGGTCCTAGAAGTCTTGCATTACTACTTGCACTACTCAGAATACTATCAGAATATAGCGATGTAAAACCACAAATCGCCGTATTAACCGCTACATTGTCTAATCCCGAAGATCTAGGTAAGTATTTAAAAGATATAACAAGTCGGGAATACGAAGTTGTTCAGGGTAAACCGTTTAATGTAGATAATCATCAATACATTATTCTAGGTAAAAACCTCGAGAATATCTGGAAGATCCTAGTAAACAATAAAGAATTAGTTGAAAACATCGGAGATCCTACTATAAGAAAAGAATTACTCAACGCTATTGATTCATTTAAATATTTTGTCGAAAACATACATAGAATAATTTCTATTGCTCATTCACAGGGAATAGATCTTCCTTCACCAAGTATTGATTATGGAGAAATAATTAATGAGTATTTCAAAGACGACTATGTTACGCTAGTATTTACATATAGTATTTCTATGGCGGAGGAAGTTGTTAGAACCATTAAGCATAGATATGGAGAAGATAAGCCTATAGCTTCTCATCACCATCTAGTTCCTAAGAAGAAGAGAGAGGAAATAGAGGAGAAGGCCCGGAAAGGATTAATAAAAGTAATAGTTTCTCCTAGAACATTATCTCAAGGCATAGATATAGGCACAATTGCTAGAATAGTACATTTAGGGTTACCGAGCGATGTACGTGAATATTATCAGAGGGAGGGGCGTAAGGGTAGGAGGAAAGAATTAGGATTTGCAGAGACAGTTATCATACCTTTCTCTAGGTGGGATAAAGAACTATTGTCTAGAGGATTCGATGTATTCGAGAAATGGCTTGGGCTAGGTATTGAGAAAACACTTGTTAATCCAGATAACCTCTACATTTACTTGTTTACTGGTTTAGCAAAGCTATTATCACCTTGGTATAGAGAAAAACTTAATGAACTAGAGGAAAAAGCTCTTAAGAAAGCAGGTGTTCTCACGAAAAAAGGCATCAATGAAAACCTTATGAAATGGATTTTTGAAAGAATTAATTTCTACGAGTTCGCACCCCCCTATGGAATAAAAAGATACCTAGTAAAAGGCGATAAACTGATCCCTCTAGAACCTATTGGGCATTGTGATTTAGTCGAGAAGTTCCAGCCTGGAAACATTGACTACTCTGAGGAAGCAATTATAACACACCTAGATACTGGGAAGACTACACGTTATGTGCGAGCAGTCTATGAGAAACCGATACGTGAAATAAACTTTTACAGTGACGATGCTTTCGCAGTAGCGTTAGAAGAGTATAGATATATTAAGATGAATTGGGGGGAGAAACCAAATATTATGCGAGACATATTAGCTGGTAGACTAACATCTGAAGAACTCTGTGTTGTCTATACTCCATGGAATGGTTTCGGGAAGTATAGGAAAATACCTGATAGATGTATATGGAAACTGAGATCGGAGAAGCCAAGGGTTCTAGTTCGTGGAGATAAAGCTATTGTATATTATGATCGTAGACAAATATATGTTCCTAAACCGACGGCTGGAGAATATAGAGACTATACGTACGGTTATTTATACAGCGTTGATCCTGGAGAGAACAGTGATCTGTTAAGACTGGGTTTAGCACTGCTAATGATCGTGTTAAGGAGATTATACGGTATAGCATTTGAAACAATAATGTATGACGTCATAAAACTAGGGGAATACAAGTATTTCAGTCTCCACGAACCAGAAGCAGCTGGAATAATTGATAAAATTAACTGGCTAGATGTTAGGAGGAAAATCGAGGAATACAAGTTTACTGATTTAGACACTATATTATTATCAGAAATAGATGATATATCCTATTCGATACTAATATCTTATGATTTTGAATGGGAAATAATTAGGCAACAAATGCTTCGTATTATAGATTATATTTTGGCTAGAGATAAAATTAAGGTATTATTTAGTGGAAAAGAAATAGTAGTGCCTAAGCCTAGTCCAGCATTGAAATTATTAGCGTTGTCGTTAATGGTTGAAGTAGTAGGCGAAGAAACTGAATTACCACGTATACTTGTAGCAATAAATGCTTATGATGGAGAAAAACATTATCCAGCAATTGCTCTATATCCACCCATACCATATATTAAACCTCCCCATGAAATTCTTGATGTTGAGAAAAAACTTTTAGAAAAGATCATGTATGAAGACTATAAGATCATTATACCTAATAAGGAGAAAACATTATATCAGCTGAAAACTGCGAACATGAAACAATTAGCATTAATTATTGGAAATATGCCGGATAAAACAATTGATATAACACAAAAAATCCAAACAATAAATCTTAAGAATGTTTCATTCCAAGAACTAGCGATACAATATACTGGACAAGAAAAAACAGTAAACCCATCAAGGATACGGGAAATACTGAAGACCATCCGTGAAAAAATGACCATATATGAAACACATAGAAAACAAATCATAGAATATCTTAGAAACATGTCGGAAACAACATATTTATCATATCTAATCATACAAGCTTTGATAAATGAAATCAAACAATAA
- a CDS encoding glycosidase has protein sequence MTLVDSIQIFREAIGLNDVITKRVFETRDIVKRLTVISKKHISISKIPSEEATAVFNPGIAVFNNYVYLYPRVILGYFLYVSAIAEVKIPIVDILENDVDGKKYKAKIVIVPDNRYDIWGAEDPRIYVLDNKLAMTYTGRTKYYFNNGVKINKTFPVTAFREELPSKTGDGKYWHKKYVHIPEEYIRNRLISDKDAFMYRSRINNELYLFHRPHLIEDLFYTLISKIKFTDKNVNGIKETIYNDSIIVFKASSFEKKIGWSTPPIQLNDRELIVFLHGVDNDIETYRLFAAHIEFDKEDIIVKAVTPTYIMAPKEDYEKFGDRPQTIFPCGLWPLNREEYLISYGAGDYFSGIGLININELLGELDKGRIYE, from the coding sequence ATGACTTTAGTTGATTCAATTCAAATATTCCGGGAAGCAATTGGATTAAATGATGTTATTACTAAAAGAGTATTTGAGACTAGAGATATTGTTAAACGATTAACTGTCATTTCTAAAAAACACATATCAATATCAAAAATTCCAAGCGAGGAGGCAACTGCGGTCTTCAATCCTGGAATAGCAGTTTTTAACAACTATGTATATCTTTATCCAAGAGTTATTCTGGGATATTTTCTTTATGTATCCGCAATAGCAGAGGTAAAGATACCAATTGTTGATATTTTGGAAAACGATGTCGATGGTAAGAAATACAAAGCCAAAATTGTGATAGTTCCTGATAATAGATACGATATTTGGGGCGCTGAGGATCCTCGAATATATGTTTTAGACAATAAATTGGCGATGACATATACAGGTAGAACAAAATATTATTTTAACAATGGAGTAAAAATAAATAAAACATTCCCCGTCACAGCTTTTAGAGAAGAATTACCCAGCAAAACAGGAGACGGCAAATACTGGCATAAGAAATATGTTCATATCCCCGAAGAATACATTAGAAATAGATTAATAAGTGATAAAGACGCTTTCATGTATCGTTCAAGAATCAATAATGAATTGTATCTATTTCATAGGCCACACCTAATCGAAGATTTATTTTATACATTAATTAGCAAAATCAAATTCACAGATAAAAATGTAAATGGTATTAAAGAAACAATTTATAATGATAGTATCATAGTCTTTAAAGCATCAAGTTTTGAGAAAAAGATTGGTTGGTCTACACCTCCTATACAATTGAATGATCGTGAATTAATTGTTTTTCTACATGGAGTAGACAATGATATTGAAACATATCGATTATTTGCTGCTCACATAGAATTCGATAAAGAAGATATTATTGTAAAAGCTGTAACTCCAACGTATATTATGGCTCCCAAAGAAGACTATGAAAAATTCGGTGATAGACCCCAAACTATTTTCCCCTGTGGATTATGGCCTCTTAATAGAGAAGAATACTTGATAAGCTACGGTGCCGGCGACTACTTCTCGGGGATAGGTTTGATAAACATAAATGAGTTACTGGGAGAACTTGATAAGGGAAGAATATATGAGTAA
- a CDS encoding TrpB-like pyridoxal phosphate-dependent enzyme, with product MVDEHIRSSQTPDILPSYWYNILPDLPEPIPPMRLGTGEIVKPEMLEKLFTHTVVKQEFSMERYISIPSDLRKTYLEIGRPTPLLRAKRLEEYLNTPARIYYKYEGVTPTGSHKVNTALAQAYYASREGIDRLTTETGAGQWGSALSLAGSMFGLKITVYMVRISYLQKPYRKTVMELYGAEIYPSPSDKTEIGRKILLENPDHPGSLGIAISEAIWDAIHSENTKYSLGSVLNHVLLHQTVIGLEAKKQLEEIGVYPDIVIGCVGGGSNFAGISYPFIRDKLKESSNIRFIAVEPEAAPSMTKGEYRYDFGDSAGLTPLIKMYTLGYKYIPPPIHAGGLRYHGLAPSLSILVKHGIVEPRAYTQKQIFEAGKLFARTEGIIPAPESAHAVKAVIDEAIKAREENKEKIILFNLSGHGLLDLKGYRDFLDGKI from the coding sequence ATGGTAGATGAACATATTAGGTCTTCTCAAACACCCGATATTCTACCAAGTTATTGGTATAATATCTTGCCTGATCTGCCAGAACCCATTCCTCCAATGAGGCTCGGCACAGGTGAAATAGTAAAGCCGGAAATGTTAGAGAAACTCTTTACTCATACAGTAGTTAAGCAAGAGTTTAGTATGGAAAGATATATAAGTATACCCAGTGATCTTCGAAAAACATACCTAGAAATTGGTAGACCAACACCACTACTTAGAGCAAAGCGTTTAGAAGAGTATTTGAATACTCCTGCTAGAATCTATTATAAATATGAAGGAGTAACCCCTACTGGTAGCCACAAAGTCAATACTGCACTAGCCCAAGCATATTATGCATCTAGAGAAGGAATCGATAGGTTAACCACTGAGACTGGTGCGGGGCAATGGGGTTCAGCACTTAGTCTTGCGGGATCAATGTTTGGACTAAAAATAACTGTATACATGGTTAGAATAAGCTATTTACAGAAACCATACCGTAAAACAGTAATGGAGCTATATGGTGCAGAAATATATCCCAGTCCCAGCGATAAAACAGAGATTGGTAGAAAAATATTATTGGAAAATCCTGATCATCCTGGAAGTTTAGGAATAGCGATAAGCGAGGCAATATGGGATGCGATACATAGTGAAAACACAAAATATTCTCTCGGATCAGTTCTGAACCATGTCCTACTACACCAAACAGTAATTGGGCTGGAAGCAAAGAAGCAACTTGAAGAAATAGGCGTTTACCCTGATATAGTAATAGGATGTGTTGGTGGAGGAAGCAATTTTGCAGGAATATCTTATCCATTTATAAGAGATAAATTAAAAGAATCCAGTAATATTAGGTTCATAGCTGTTGAGCCGGAAGCAGCTCCATCTATGACTAAGGGAGAATACCGTTACGATTTTGGAGACTCAGCAGGTTTAACTCCTCTAATCAAAATGTACACTCTCGGATACAAGTATATACCGCCACCTATACATGCTGGAGGACTGAGATATCACGGATTAGCACCATCACTAAGCATATTGGTGAAGCACGGAATAGTTGAACCTAGAGCGTATACGCAGAAACAAATATTCGAAGCTGGCAAATTATTTGCTAGAACGGAGGGTATAATTCCCGCACCCGAATCAGCACATGCAGTAAAAGCCGTTATTGATGAAGCAATAAAAGCCCGTGAAGAAAACAAAGAAAAAATAATATTGTTCAATCTAAGTGGCCATGGATTGCTAGATTTAAAGGGTTATCGTGATTTCTTGGACGGAAAAATATAA
- a CDS encoding pyridoxal phosphate-dependent aminotransferase, which produces MALSEKLDSIPPSLIRRFFDLASSMKDIISLSIGEPDFDTPQHIKEYAKEGLDKGYTHYGPNIGLYMLREAIAEKLRRDNNIDIDPEKEIIITVGANMPILMGLATFLREGEEVLIPEPVFVSYAPAVILAGGKPVMVPTREEEEFKPRNEDLKNYVSEKTRALIINTPNNPTGTVYTRKDLEEIADFAVEHDLMIISDEVYEYIVYDGFKHISIASLNGLFERTITVNGFSKTFAMTGWRIGFAVAPSWVIEKMVKLHMYTVTCPVTFIQYAVAKALRDKRSWDAVENMRREYQRRRDLVWKRINEIGLSAFKPKGAFYIFPNIRNTGLKSMMFSEKLLREAKVAVVPGIAFGKEYDQYIRISYAVKYEKLNEALDRIEDFLRNKGMI; this is translated from the coding sequence ATGGCTTTATCGGAAAAACTAGATAGTATTCCTCCATCTCTGATTAGGAGATTCTTCGACCTTGCTTCTTCAATGAAAGATATTATATCTCTAAGTATAGGTGAACCAGACTTTGATACACCACAGCATATTAAGGAGTATGCTAAGGAGGGATTAGATAAGGGGTATACACATTATGGTCCAAATATTGGTTTATATATGCTTCGTGAAGCAATAGCTGAGAAGCTTCGGAGGGACAATAATATTGATATAGATCCTGAGAAGGAGATCATTATAACTGTAGGAGCTAATATGCCCATACTTATGGGTTTAGCAACGTTTCTACGTGAGGGAGAAGAAGTTCTAATACCGGAACCAGTTTTTGTGTCTTATGCTCCAGCCGTTATATTAGCTGGTGGAAAACCAGTGATGGTTCCAACGCGGGAGGAGGAAGAATTCAAGCCTAGAAACGAGGATCTTAAGAATTATGTATCGGAGAAGACGAGAGCATTAATAATTAATACGCCAAACAACCCCACGGGAACAGTGTATACGAGAAAGGATCTAGAGGAAATAGCTGATTTCGCTGTAGAACACGACTTGATGATCATAAGTGATGAGGTATACGAGTATATCGTATATGATGGATTTAAACATATAAGCATAGCATCACTGAATGGATTATTTGAGAGAACAATAACAGTTAATGGTTTCTCAAAAACATTCGCTATGACTGGTTGGAGAATAGGATTTGCCGTAGCGCCTAGCTGGGTTATCGAGAAAATGGTCAAGCTACATATGTATACAGTAACATGTCCTGTAACATTTATACAATATGCAGTAGCTAAAGCATTAAGAGATAAAAGAAGCTGGGATGCAGTGGAGAATATGCGTCGAGAATACCAGCGTAGAAGAGATCTTGTATGGAAAAGAATAAATGAAATAGGATTATCAGCGTTTAAACCTAAAGGTGCCTTCTATATTTTCCCAAACATTAGAAATACTGGCTTGAAAAGTATGATGTTTAGCGAGAAATTATTAAGAGAAGCAAAAGTTGCAGTTGTCCCCGGCATAGCCTTTGGCAAAGAATATGATCAATATATACGTATAAGTTATGCAGTAAAATATGAGAAATTAAATGAAGCACTTGATCGAATAGAAGATTTTCTTAGAAATAAAGGTATGATATAA
- a CDS encoding class II glutamine amidotransferase has product MCRIALVMSSRKDVINDMINSFIQASQYDPYKVKISKSGNPRHPHGWGYVFFKYNGEYTNQFHYRSIKPVYEDHSGVELLKTISSNEHYKILLLHSRAASQGEVNLFNTHPFFYGGKKYQYWMVHNGTMKIDQLMNRLGTMAQNISDSYLLGELIYELIDSPTEENIIEALREAKKYTKSAMNTINIFYTNDQRLIVAITSYIAKHRLKNKKYIDYYKLNYIASNREVFLGSSTIFYYLEKNKSSIMLHNNMVDLINKGVIINIADHKIKIEKFDI; this is encoded by the coding sequence ATGTGTCGAATAGCATTAGTGATGAGCAGTAGAAAAGATGTTATTAATGATATGATAAATTCTTTTATTCAAGCTAGCCAATACGATCCATATAAGGTTAAGATCAGTAAGTCGGGGAATCCAAGACACCCTCACGGTTGGGGATATGTTTTCTTCAAATATAATGGTGAATACACCAACCAGTTCCATTATAGGAGTATAAAACCCGTCTACGAAGATCATAGTGGAGTTGAACTACTCAAAACAATATCGAGCAATGAACACTATAAGATCCTATTATTACATTCAAGAGCCGCATCACAGGGAGAAGTAAACCTTTTCAACACGCATCCATTCTTCTATGGTGGAAAAAAATATCAGTACTGGATGGTTCATAATGGCACAATGAAAATAGATCAACTCATGAATAGATTAGGTACAATGGCACAGAATATATCCGATTCATATCTTTTGGGAGAACTGATATATGAATTAATAGATTCTCCGACTGAAGAAAACATTATAGAAGCTCTGAGAGAAGCAAAGAAATATACTAAGTCAGCTATGAATACAATAAATATTTTCTACACAAATGATCAAAGACTAATAGTTGCTATTACATCATATATTGCTAAGCATCGCTTAAAGAATAAAAAATATATTGATTACTATAAGCTTAACTATATAGCTTCGAATAGGGAAGTATTCCTAGGTTCTTCGACAATATTTTACTACCTAGAAAAGAATAAGTCTTCAATAATGTTACATAATAATATGGTTGATTTAATCAACAAAGGTGTAATTATAAATATTGCTGATCACAAGATCAAGATAGAAAAGTTTGATATATGA
- a CDS encoding DUF1028 domain-containing protein: MTYSLVGFDPKNNVLGVGVVSGSIAVGSRVPWAKYLVGGVATQAYTNPSLGPIILGLLEKGYGVEDALMKALENDLGREYRQVAVLSWNGSYSFYNGKNIPENYSGYGTRNCVSIANLVVSKNIPYEMCTTFLDNLDQGVSSALLHALEKGHSIGGDKRGDRSAAILVVGKTDYGILYDKLIDLRIDYSHDPVKDLAKLYMLYLKNA; this comes from the coding sequence TTGACATATAGTTTAGTTGGATTTGATCCTAAAAACAATGTTTTAGGTGTAGGAGTTGTATCCGGCAGTATTGCAGTAGGATCTCGTGTGCCATGGGCTAAATATCTTGTTGGGGGTGTTGCTACACAAGCATATACTAATCCTTCACTTGGCCCAATCATTCTAGGTTTATTGGAGAAAGGTTACGGTGTTGAAGATGCTTTAATGAAGGCGTTGGAGAATGATCTAGGCCGTGAATATAGGCAGGTAGCTGTGCTCTCATGGAATGGTTCCTATTCTTTCTATAATGGTAAAAATATTCCGGAAAATTACAGTGGATATGGAACAAGAAACTGTGTATCCATAGCTAACCTCGTTGTTTCAAAAAATATACCATATGAGATGTGCACAACGTTTTTAGATAACTTAGATCAAGGAGTATCAAGTGCTTTATTACATGCACTGGAAAAAGGACACAGTATTGGAGGAGACAAGAGAGGGGATAGATCAGCGGCGATACTTGTTGTTGGTAAAACCGATTATGGAATATTATATGATAAATTAATTGATTTAAGAATTGATTACTCACATGATCCTGTCAAGGACTTGGCAAAACTTTATATGTTGTACTTGAAGAATGCTTAG
- a CDS encoding nitroreductase family protein, whose translation MSCNQEELINFLKTRRSIRKFKSEKIPDEILLKILDTARYSPSAHNSQPWKFVIIDDRQILDRLSKIHGGAKPLRFAPQAIVVLVNRKDDPDSYFLDGANATIYIQLAAHAFGIGSVWIQTMRNIDEIQEILNAPKDYVPVAILAIGYPDEKPVLRPRKPLEEIVCRNMFC comes from the coding sequence ATGAGCTGCAATCAAGAAGAACTTATTAATTTTCTTAAAACTAGGAGGAGCATTAGAAAGTTCAAGTCTGAAAAGATCCCTGATGAGATTCTCTTAAAGATTTTAGATACAGCCCGTTATTCTCCTAGCGCCCATAATAGTCAACCATGGAAATTCGTAATCATAGATGATAGACAAATACTTGATAGATTATCAAAGATTCATGGCGGAGCTAAGCCATTAAGATTTGCTCCTCAGGCGATTGTTGTGCTAGTTAATAGAAAAGATGATCCTGATTCCTATTTTCTTGACGGCGCTAATGCTACAATTTATATCCAGCTTGCAGCACATGCTTTTGGTATAGGCTCCGTATGGATTCAAACTATGAGAAATATAGATGAAATACAAGAGATACTTAATGCGCCTAAAGACTATGTTCCAGTTGCAATATTAGCTATAGGTTATCCTGATGAAAAACCTGTGCTAAGGCCTAGAAAACCTCTTGAAGAAATAGTGTGTAGAAATATGTTCTGTTAA
- the lysS gene encoding lysine--tRNA ligase encodes MPRHWIDELADNLYEKLLKRKKEVYIFNGGLSVSGLQHVGRLRGEIIIPEVLRRILSKKGLKIKQYITLYTQDAWKGKKAQLSAFPNHKEAEKYKGWPLINVPDPHGCHKNWVEHYWEDFGPYLEEFTDGKIEVVTTTDLYRGKLLEFALKTLEIREKVRKTINKYRGRKPYPENWIPFESICGKCGRIDSTEALEIIDHDKVRYRCRNCGYIGVTDLSNGKLNWRIEWVGVWWSLGVDFEPYGKDHATPGGSRDSCVDLAVNVYGIEPPEGIPYEWVAMRTKDKKILDMTSSGFIGFTPREWLEVAHPHIYRFIVLRTPPMKKIIVSLYEIPHYYSQYYKAERIYYGLEKAKNEEEEVLLKRSYELSYPKGEPPKSPPEQVSYTHLAILSQILPRELWRTEGIKRLINTKIIPENPSQYGLQRILETLEKANTWVEKYAPENMKFQLLPEPKPEIVKTIPEKHRIILRKMKELLEQIDEWNDENIKNAMIAATKDLTMNERKMLYENFYKLIIGKTSGPRAAPLLALLGKENSLKYFKYV; translated from the coding sequence TTGCCACGTCACTGGATCGATGAACTAGCTGACAATCTCTATGAGAAGCTCTTAAAGAGAAAAAAAGAAGTCTACATATTTAATGGTGGATTAAGCGTTTCAGGATTACAACATGTTGGACGTTTAAGAGGCGAAATAATCATTCCAGAAGTTTTACGTAGAATATTATCAAAGAAAGGATTGAAAATTAAACAATACATAACACTTTATACACAAGATGCTTGGAAAGGTAAGAAAGCCCAGTTAAGCGCTTTTCCAAATCATAAAGAGGCAGAAAAATATAAGGGTTGGCCATTGATCAATGTACCAGACCCCCATGGTTGTCATAAAAACTGGGTTGAACATTACTGGGAAGATTTCGGTCCTTACCTTGAAGAATTCACAGATGGTAAGATAGAAGTTGTTACAACAACGGATCTATATCGTGGAAAACTCCTCGAGTTTGCTTTGAAAACTCTTGAGATTAGAGAAAAGGTTAGGAAAACAATAAACAAGTATCGTGGCAGAAAACCTTACCCTGAAAACTGGATACCTTTCGAATCAATATGTGGTAAATGTGGAAGAATAGATTCTACTGAAGCATTGGAAATTATTGATCATGATAAGGTTAGGTATAGGTGTAGAAACTGTGGATACATAGGAGTAACTGATCTAAGCAATGGAAAGCTTAACTGGAGAATAGAATGGGTAGGAGTATGGTGGAGTTTAGGAGTAGATTTTGAGCCCTACGGTAAAGACCATGCTACGCCGGGAGGTAGCCGTGATAGCTGTGTAGATCTTGCAGTTAATGTTTATGGAATAGAACCACCTGAGGGAATACCTTATGAATGGGTTGCTATGCGCACAAAAGATAAGAAAATACTAGACATGACGAGCAGTGGATTCATAGGATTTACACCTAGAGAATGGTTAGAAGTAGCGCATCCACATATTTATAGATTCATAGTTCTTAGAACTCCTCCGATGAAAAAAATTATTGTAAGCTTATACGAGATACCACACTATTATAGCCAGTACTATAAAGCCGAGAGAATCTATTATGGATTAGAGAAAGCTAAGAACGAAGAAGAGGAAGTTTTACTGAAAAGAAGCTATGAATTAAGCTATCCTAAAGGAGAACCCCCGAAATCTCCTCCAGAACAAGTATCCTATACACATCTAGCAATTTTATCACAGATACTACCACGAGAACTATGGAGAACTGAGGGCATAAAAAGACTAATCAATACAAAGATCATTCCAGAGAATCCATCCCAGTATGGATTACAGAGAATACTTGAAACACTCGAAAAAGCCAATACATGGGTAGAAAAATACGCTCCCGAAAACATGAAGTTCCAATTACTACCGGAACCAAAACCTGAAATAGTAAAGACTATACCAGAAAAACACAGAATTATTCTTAGAAAAATGAAAGAACTCCTAGAACAAATAGATGAATGGAACGATGAAAACATAAAGAATGCAATGATCGCTGCAACTAAAGATCTAACAATGAACGAGAGAAAGATGCTATATGAAAACTTCTATAAGTTAATAATAGGAAAAACAAGTGGGCCAAGAGCAGCACCACTACTAGCTCTTCTAGGCAAGGAAAATAGCTTAAAATATTTCAAATATGTCTAG